CTATCCGGGCGGGAATCCGACGTCGGGCATGGGAATATATTTTTTTGTGAAATCGTAAGACAATTCGTCTTCGTCGCCCTAAGCCCTTTTCCTCCAGATAGGCCTGAAGGTCAAAATCGGCATGGGAAGAGAAGCGCTCACTCATGGGATAAACTTCTTCCATCTGATCCAATCGGAAGGAGCGAATGTCTTTACGAAGATGGCAATAACCCACCAAGGTCCAGTGATCCGAGTAATAAATAATGCCCAGCGGATCAATGCGGCGGCGCGTCGTTTCGTCTCGGCTGGCCACGTGGTAGCGCACAAAAATGGGGTTTCGATGCGCAATGGCTTCCGAGATTTTTACCCACTTTCCGGTATCTTCATCGTCTTCCCGAGCATGGGTAACGGTATTCAGCCAATAAGGGTCCAAGACCGTCCGGTTCAATATGCGGTCTATATACTCCCGAATACCTTGGGGCAAAATGGACTTGATCTTAACGGATACTTCGTCGGCATCTTTTTTCAGAGAAGCATCGGTCTGAAGTTTGACGAAATTGGTACCAAGTAACAAAACCGCCGCTTCGCGTCCTGTCAGCATCAAAGGAGGAAGTTGATAGCCCTCTAAAATTTCATACCCACCAGAATCCTCGGCATATGTAAGTGGAACGCCTGATCTTTCAAGGCTTTGTAGGTCTCTAAAAATAGTCCTTCGGCTTACCCCAAAATGTTCTGCCAAGTGACGGGTTGTCATGTTGGGCTTGCCCTGAATCAGAATAAGCAGGGCAAACAGGCGATCGGTTTTATTGAGCGTCCGTTCTTCGAGGGAGGTTTTTTTTTCGTCGGCAGGGTCGCGTCGGGCGAACATAATGGCGGTTTTAAAAAAATCGTAAGCAGTTTATACAACAAGATACCGTATTTTAGCCCCAATCGTTCCTCCTTGTCTCATAAATTAGCCTTATTATGAACGCACAGCACCTCTATAAAACCCCTGTCCGGTATAATGAACGGTTGATGGGCATGTTTGGCGCCACGATGGGCGTCTTGGTGGGTTTTTTTGTACTCAGCCTTGTTTTGGTACGCTACAAATTGTTTATCGTTCAGGAAGTGATTCGGCCCATTTTTAGTGTGCTCAGTTTTTTTGTTCCTACACTTGCCGTTATAGGGATTGTATCATCCCTTTGGGTTTTTGCCCACGTTGTGTCTTCGGCCACCCGATACCCCAAGCTATTGGACAAATTGGACATATATGAAACGGCCAGCATTCTCCGTTGGACCCTTTTATGTGTCCCGATGGCTTTTTCATTGATCGGCTTTTCGCTGACAGGCCGGCGTCTGTTTCAGTATCTTTTTGGGATATTGCTCCTGTTTTTGGGCGCCGCATACCCCAGCCGGAAAAAGGCCTCGGCCTATCTCCGGCTTTCCTACGACCATCATGATATTATTTTAAATGACGAATTCCCCTTACAAAATGCCGATCAATTTGAAGACGAACCAGAAGAAACGCCGGATGCGTCTGCGGTTGTTGCCCAGCCTATTCCGCATTAACCTCCTGATCGGTTTGGGGTTGTTTCAGACGGCAACAGCACAAGAATATGGCATTGGCGCCAGAATAGGACTTACCCAAACCCGTTTTTGGAACGATCCAGATACCGAATTCTCGGCTACCACACGCCAAATGGTGGGGTTGATCCTCTACCATCAATCCAATGACCGACTAGGGTTTCAGGCGGAAGCCCTTTATTCACCCAAGGGCGCACAACTGTACGACCCTACGCTATTTCCCGATGTAAACCTCTTCCGGTTTGATATGGTGTATCTTGATGTACCTGTGATGGCGGTTGTGGATCTATTGCCCGATGCCAAGGTGGCGCCCCAGATTCATTTTGGTCCACAGATTTCGTTTTTGATGGATGCTCGCACCAAAGCCGGCGTGAAGGGGCAGGCGGGATGGCTCGAAGACAATGCCGATGAATCCGTGCGCTCCATAGACATCGGAACCGTGGCTGGGGTGGGTGCTCGCTTCCGGCGCGGGAGCCATATGTGGATGCTGGATGCCCGTTATAGCCTTGGGGTTTTGGACTTGGTGAAAAATGATAGTAACCCGAAACGCAATCAGGCGTTTTCCGTTTTGGTGGGCATTATGTTTTAGGTGGTCCCCACCTTTCCCACTTACACGTTTTCCACTTACACGTTCGCCGCTATTTATGTCTGATACAAAAAAACTCTTCTCTTGGAATGTGAACGGCATACGCTCGGTTGTCCAAAAGGGCTTTGCCGAGTGGCTTTTCCAGACCTCGCCCGATGTCCTCTGCCTGCAAGAAATCAAAGCAACCGAGGCGCAAGTTCCAGCCACGGTCCTCCGTCCCGAAGGCTGGCACACCTTTTGGCACCCCGCCCAGAAAGCCGGCTATTCCGGAACCGCCCTCTTTACCAAGGAAGAACCGGAAAGCCTACAAATGGGCTTGGGCAATCCAGATTTTGATACCGAAGGACGCACCATTACGGCGTGGTTCCAGAATTTTATTTTGGTCAATGCCTACTTCCCAAGTGGTCGCCGCGACCTGAGCCGTGTTCCGTATAAATTGGCGTATAACCAAGCCTTTTTAGACCATGTGGACCAACTCCGTGCCAGCGATCCGCGTCCGGTCATCTTCTGTGGAGATGTCAACATTGCCCATCAACCCATAGACCTGGCACGCCCCAAAGGAAACCAAAAAACCTCCGGATTCTTGCCGGAAGAACGCATTTGGGTGGATCACTTCTACGAGGCGGGATTCCGTGACACCTTCCGACACCTACACCCGAACCAAGAAGGTGCTTATTCGTGGTGGTCTAATCTGGCCGGGGCAAGAGGCAAAAATATTGGTTGGCGGATAGATTATTTTTTTGTGGAAGAACGGATATTGCCCAATATCTCGGATGCATTTATCTGGCCAGATGTTTTAGGCAGCGACCATTGTCCCATAGGGATTGAAATCGCCGGAATTTAGCGAAACAGCTTATGGAATACACCCTAAGCACTGCAAGACTCAACCAACTTTGGGCAGAACTGATGGTGAATGAACTCGTTGGGAGTGGCATTGATCATTTTTTTGTGGCCCCCGGATCGCGTTCTACGCCGTTTGCGGTTGCGATTGCCCGCCACCCAAATGCCCAAAAAACCGTGCATCCAGACGAACGTGGTACCGCTTTTGCTGCGCTGGGCTTTGCCCGTGCCACCGGAAAGCCCGCCGTTTGGGTAACAACCTCCGGAACCGCCGTGGCCAATGGTCTGCCTGCCGTTGTAGAAGCCTCTAATGACCGCATTCCCATGCTTCTACTTACGGCAGACCGTCCGCCAGAACTTCGCGAGACCGATGCCAACCAAACCATCCGCCAGATAGGCATCTTTGGCACCTTTACCCGTTGGGCATTCGATATGCCCTGCCCCGATGCGGCCATTCCGGCACAAATGGTGCTTTCCACAGTTCGGCACGCCATTTCCCAAAGTATCCAAGAAAAAGGCCCCGTTCACCTAAATTGTATGTTTCGCGAGCCACTGGTACCCCAAACGGCTTCTTTCGATCATGCAAGTTATCTGGCCCCCCTTGCGGATAGGACACCCATGCCGGCATTACCAATCTCGGCGAAGAGGCCGCTCGATTCTATGCCGTTTTGTGATCCCGCCAAGAAGGGTCTCGTGATTTTGGGACAACTTGGCCCACACGATATAGCGGTTTCAACGTGGTTAGACCGTCTTTCGGTGCTCAACTGGCCCATATTGCCAGACATTGGATCTCAATTCCGCTTGGCCGAACACCCACATTTGATCCATTATTACGACCAACTCTTGCTTGCTCGGTCGTTCTCGGAAGCACACAAACCCGAAGTGATTTTGCAGATCGGAAGTCGGTTTACCTCCAAACGGCTCCAAAAATGGATCGAAACCATTCGCCCTCAAACCTATGTTGTGGTAAAAGACCATCCCCACCGAAGTGATCCGGCG
This region of Bacteroidetes Order II. bacterium genomic DNA includes:
- the menD gene encoding 2-succinyl-5-enolpyruvyl-6-hydroxy-3-cyclohexene-1-carboxylic-acid synthase, with translation MEYTLSTARLNQLWAELMVNELVGSGIDHFFVAPGSRSTPFAVAIARHPNAQKTVHPDERGTAFAALGFARATGKPAVWVTTSGTAVANGLPAVVEASNDRIPMLLLTADRPPELRETDANQTIRQIGIFGTFTRWAFDMPCPDAAIPAQMVLSTVRHAISQSIQEKGPVHLNCMFREPLVPQTASFDHASYLAPLADRTPMPALPISAKRPLDSMPFCDPAKKGLVILGQLGPHDIAVSTWLDRLSVLNWPILPDIGSQFRLAEHPHLIHYYDQLLLARSFSEAHKPEVILQIGSRFTSKRLQKWIETIRPQTYVVVKDHPHRSDPAHLVTQAVEADLNAFIHQLSTSCGQIPTSSPEWLNLWQAANQKVGTLLEQTLDDKPENLSEPLVARILSRLLPEGHTWFLGNSMPIRDADMYAAPAPASVAIGTNRGASGIDGLVASAIGFAIGRQQPLTLLIGDVSLLHDLNSLLMVRNSSVPITIVVINNDGGGIFSFLPISAEADVFEPYFGTPHGRSFSYAARFFDLPYASPQTTEAFESVYQNMTASGQSGLIEVVTDRQENVHYHKILQDKILAAIG
- the xth gene encoding exodeoxyribonuclease III, translating into MSDTKKLFSWNVNGIRSVVQKGFAEWLFQTSPDVLCLQEIKATEAQVPATVLRPEGWHTFWHPAQKAGYSGTALFTKEEPESLQMGLGNPDFDTEGRTITAWFQNFILVNAYFPSGRRDLSRVPYKLAYNQAFLDHVDQLRASDPRPVIFCGDVNIAHQPIDLARPKGNQKTSGFLPEERIWVDHFYEAGFRDTFRHLHPNQEGAYSWWSNLAGARGKNIGWRIDYFFVEERILPNISDAFIWPDVLGSDHCPIGIEIAGI
- a CDS encoding YafY family transcriptional regulator, coding for MFARRDPADEKKTSLEERTLNKTDRLFALLILIQGKPNMTTRHLAEHFGVSRRTIFRDLQSLERSGVPLTYAEDSGGYEILEGYQLPPLMLTGREAAVLLLGTNFVKLQTDASLKKDADEVSVKIKSILPQGIREYIDRILNRTVLDPYWLNTVTHAREDDEDTGKWVKISEAIAHRNPIFVRYHVASRDETTRRRIDPLGIIYYSDHWTLVGYCHLRKDIRSFRLDQMEEVYPMSERFSSHADFDLQAYLEEKGLGRRRRIVLRFHKKIYSHARRRIPARIEEERTNETDKTVTFYFENLDYIANWLLQFGTSVRIDEPTELREKLGQLLGQMQDVLQESVPLT
- a CDS encoding PorT family protein; the encoded protein is MRLRLLPSLFRINLLIGLGLFQTATAQEYGIGARIGLTQTRFWNDPDTEFSATTRQMVGLILYHQSNDRLGFQAEALYSPKGAQLYDPTLFPDVNLFRFDMVYLDVPVMAVVDLLPDAKVAPQIHFGPQISFLMDARTKAGVKGQAGWLEDNADESVRSIDIGTVAGVGARFRRGSHMWMLDARYSLGVLDLVKNDSNPKRNQAFSVLVGIMF